The following are from one region of the Corynebacterium hindlerae genome:
- a CDS encoding bifunctional RNase H/acid phosphatase: MKLIIEADGGSRGNPGVAGSGTVVYSDSREVLREIAYVVGKASNNVAEYHGLLRGLEAAAKLGATDVDVYMDSKLVVEQMSGRWKIKHPDMKELALQAQQLARGFDQVTYTWIPREKNKKADTLSNVAMDACAEGNPVGVLDAEKPAEKPVEKPAEKNWHGASMRPTRFILIRHGQTEMSVAKQYSGSSNPPLTQTGVEQVEKVAQRLANRGGIDAIVCSPLTRARQSADIIAAQLGLPVREIDALRELDFGTWEGRTFAEVMEADPEAHAAFLSDTKASPPEGESVQAVARRVKKAIDALAEEYGEANIVLVSHVTPIKCVLKQALDVPASVVNKIHLDLASMSIAEFYADGPSIVRLVNG; encoded by the coding sequence ATGAAACTGATCATCGAAGCAGACGGCGGATCCCGCGGCAACCCCGGAGTCGCCGGGTCCGGCACCGTGGTGTACTCCGACAGCCGGGAAGTGCTGCGCGAAATCGCCTACGTTGTCGGCAAAGCCTCAAACAATGTCGCTGAATACCACGGACTGTTGCGTGGTTTAGAAGCTGCTGCGAAACTAGGGGCCACGGACGTAGATGTCTACATGGACTCCAAACTTGTAGTCGAGCAAATGTCCGGGCGCTGGAAAATCAAGCACCCTGACATGAAAGAGCTAGCGCTCCAGGCGCAGCAACTCGCACGTGGCTTTGACCAAGTGACCTACACGTGGATCCCGCGCGAAAAGAACAAAAAAGCCGACACCCTGTCCAACGTCGCCATGGACGCGTGCGCCGAAGGGAATCCAGTCGGAGTTTTGGATGCAGAAAAGCCTGCCGAGAAACCTGTAGAAAAGCCTGCCGAGAAGAATTGGCACGGGGCAAGCATGCGACCCACCCGTTTCATCCTCATTCGGCATGGGCAAACCGAGATGTCCGTGGCCAAACAATACTCCGGGTCCTCCAACCCACCTTTGACACAGACCGGCGTGGAACAGGTAGAAAAGGTAGCGCAGCGTCTGGCCAACAGAGGCGGGATCGACGCCATCGTGTGCTCCCCATTGACCCGAGCCCGACAATCAGCCGACATCATCGCAGCCCAGCTCGGGCTCCCCGTCCGCGAAATTGACGCACTTCGCGAGCTGGATTTCGGAACCTGGGAAGGTCGCACCTTCGCTGAAGTGATGGAGGCAGACCCCGAAGCACACGCCGCGTTCCTTTCTGACACCAAAGCCTCCCCTCCAGAAGGTGAATCCGTTCAAGCTGTCGCCCGACGAGTGAAAAAAGCCATCGACGCGCTGGCTGAAGAATACGGAGAAGCGAACATCGTCCTGGTGTCCCACGTGACCCCAATCAAGTGCGTGCTCAAGCAGGCCCTCGATGTTCCAGCGAGTGTAGTAAACAAAATTCATCTGGATCTAGCTTCCATGTCTATCGCGGAGTTTTACGCCGACGGCCCTAGCATCGTGCGGCTCGTCAACGGTTGA
- a CDS encoding zinc ribbon domain-containing protein, with protein MKISRAQQQLLLELANLERTQDLGIQPGREEQKEVDRLTAERDRQQEVAASAQLNVADVELDIRRIQDDMAKLQRRQAADREGLGAATDIDQRRDLKHDLATASRRMSDLQQELKEAHDEIAAMRANVDRHGALLDDINRKLEAAQRALEAAVSTTVGTDKKSRISELRSELSVSILEEYDEQRAIFGVGAAPFKGRACGGCHIVLPPAALSEIRNTPADEMPRCPDCGTFLVRV; from the coding sequence ATGAAGATCAGCCGAGCCCAGCAACAACTCCTCCTGGAGCTGGCGAACCTCGAGCGAACCCAAGACTTGGGAATCCAGCCGGGACGGGAAGAACAGAAAGAAGTCGACCGCCTCACCGCCGAACGCGACCGTCAGCAGGAGGTGGCTGCTTCCGCTCAACTCAACGTGGCTGACGTCGAACTGGACATTCGTCGAATTCAAGATGACATGGCCAAGCTGCAGCGTCGGCAAGCTGCAGACCGGGAAGGCCTCGGCGCGGCCACCGACATTGACCAGCGTCGCGACCTCAAGCACGATCTGGCCACCGCCTCCCGTCGCATGTCTGACCTGCAGCAAGAGCTGAAGGAAGCCCACGACGAAATCGCAGCCATGCGCGCCAACGTTGATCGGCATGGCGCGCTTCTCGACGACATCAACCGCAAACTCGAAGCCGCACAGCGAGCCCTAGAAGCCGCGGTTTCTACCACTGTGGGGACTGACAAGAAATCTCGCATCAGCGAACTCCGCTCCGAATTGAGTGTTTCCATCCTGGAGGAATACGACGAACAACGCGCCATCTTCGGCGTCGGCGCCGCCCCATTCAAAGGCCGTGCCTGCGGAGGCTGCCACATCGTGCTCCCACCAGCTGCCCTCTCCGAAATCCGTAACACCCCAGCAGACGAGATGCCTCGCTGCCCAGACTGTGGAACATTCCTGGTGCGCGTATGA
- the cobC gene encoding Rv2231c family pyridoxal phosphate-dependent protein CobC, producing the protein MSVPDPYRFHGDSEAIGATTDFAVNVRGAKPPEWLQRVLIDALSDLAQYPSESDTKLAKRAIAQLHDVPEESVLLLSGASEGFTMLPKLAPRHVAIIHPGFTEPNAVFAEAGIDVRNVIVPPPFELDVVLDLGDSDMVVIGNPTNPTGVLHDKGDLLELGAGRTLVVDEAFLDVTDESESLTTEAAQREDVIVIRSFTKTWALAGLRCGYLIAHPRVVDKLAAGRPHWPLGTLQLRAMAAIALAARDETEKERGIIAAERATMTEALGRAGFEIVSATQAPYVLVRPPGDDPEALRMKLRDAGIAIRRCDTFPGLDSGYWRLAVRPANYVAKLLKELA; encoded by the coding sequence GTGAGTGTTCCTGACCCCTACCGTTTCCACGGCGACAGTGAAGCCATTGGCGCCACCACCGATTTCGCGGTCAACGTCCGCGGCGCCAAACCGCCTGAGTGGCTACAGCGCGTGCTTATCGACGCCCTGAGCGACCTCGCCCAGTACCCCAGCGAATCGGATACCAAGCTCGCTAAAAGAGCGATTGCGCAGCTCCACGACGTCCCAGAAGAATCAGTGCTGCTGCTCTCCGGAGCCTCAGAAGGATTCACGATGCTGCCGAAGCTGGCGCCGCGCCACGTCGCCATCATCCACCCCGGGTTCACTGAACCCAACGCTGTCTTCGCCGAAGCGGGGATCGACGTCCGCAACGTGATCGTGCCACCGCCGTTCGAACTGGATGTGGTGCTCGACCTCGGGGACTCGGACATGGTAGTAATCGGAAACCCGACCAATCCGACGGGCGTGCTACACGACAAGGGGGACCTACTGGAACTAGGGGCCGGACGGACCCTCGTGGTCGATGAAGCATTCCTCGACGTGACCGACGAATCCGAAAGCCTCACTACAGAAGCAGCACAGCGCGAGGACGTGATCGTGATCCGAAGCTTCACCAAAACCTGGGCGCTAGCCGGATTGCGCTGCGGGTATCTGATTGCGCATCCACGGGTCGTCGATAAGCTTGCTGCGGGGCGACCACACTGGCCACTGGGCACGCTACAACTGCGAGCCATGGCGGCGATCGCCCTGGCCGCCCGCGACGAAACCGAAAAGGAACGCGGCATCATCGCAGCCGAACGCGCCACCATGACAGAAGCGCTCGGGCGCGCCGGATTCGAAATCGTCTCCGCAACCCAAGCCCCCTACGTGCTCGTACGCCCGCCAGGCGACGACCCAGAAGCACTCCGTATGAAACTACGTGACGCCGGGATCGCCATCAGACGCTGCGATACCTTCCCCGGCCTAGACTCGGGGTACTGGCGCCTGGCAGTGCGCCCCGCAAACTATGTGGCGAAGCTACTAAAGGAGTTGGCATGA
- a CDS encoding RNB domain-containing ribonuclease, with amino-acid sequence MKLYAATLNFRPIAEEFSVPTEFLAELHQEAAQAVDRYQAERRDCRDIELVTIDPVGSMDLDQAVCIEPQGEGFRVYYAIADVAAFIAPGSALEAESFRRGQTIYLPDEPARLHPAEISEGVASLLPEVDRPAVLWTFDLDERGEVVSHAVERAVVRSRARLDYDGVQRDVEAGTLHSSIVLLPVVGKLRQASALRRSAVNLRLPSQRVERRDDGRYELELEPRLEAMEWNSEISLLTGMVAGQMMAAAKVGILRTLGPADEKALRAFAVEAQALGFDYQPDQPVGEFIAGLDVTTRQGMAVMREAQKLLRGADYHVLDGEAPTEQDVHAGVGGYYAHVTAPLRRLVDRFATETCLAIATNRPVPEWVTTRYDELCEAMQRSGAIAGNVDRACLRLTEATVLKPHVGDTFTAVVLASMPERNKSRIFLDEPPVLCGCTGSPEEATEVQVRLVDVDISQRTVTFEWPA; translated from the coding sequence ATGAAGCTGTATGCGGCCACGTTGAATTTCCGCCCTATTGCGGAGGAGTTTTCTGTCCCCACGGAGTTTCTTGCCGAGTTGCACCAGGAGGCGGCCCAAGCTGTGGACAGGTACCAGGCAGAACGCCGGGACTGCCGGGATATCGAACTGGTCACCATTGACCCGGTGGGGTCGATGGATCTGGATCAGGCAGTGTGCATTGAGCCGCAGGGCGAGGGTTTCCGGGTTTACTATGCCATTGCTGATGTGGCGGCGTTCATCGCGCCGGGTAGCGCGCTGGAGGCTGAGTCTTTTCGTCGTGGCCAGACGATTTATCTTCCTGATGAGCCGGCCCGGCTGCATCCGGCGGAGATTTCTGAGGGGGTGGCTAGTTTGCTCCCAGAGGTGGATCGTCCGGCGGTGTTGTGGACTTTTGACCTGGATGAGCGTGGTGAAGTGGTCAGCCATGCGGTGGAGCGTGCTGTGGTGCGCAGCAGGGCCCGGCTGGACTATGACGGGGTGCAGCGGGATGTTGAGGCTGGCACTTTGCACTCTTCGATTGTGTTGCTTCCGGTCGTCGGGAAGCTGCGGCAGGCAAGTGCGTTGCGTCGGAGCGCCGTGAATTTGCGACTGCCGAGCCAACGGGTGGAGCGTCGGGACGACGGTCGCTATGAGTTGGAGCTAGAGCCCCGGTTGGAGGCGATGGAGTGGAATTCGGAAATTTCACTGCTCACCGGCATGGTTGCGGGGCAGATGATGGCAGCTGCGAAGGTAGGGATCTTACGGACACTGGGGCCCGCGGACGAGAAGGCGTTGCGCGCGTTTGCGGTGGAGGCGCAGGCCCTGGGCTTTGATTATCAGCCCGACCAGCCGGTGGGTGAGTTTATTGCCGGGCTGGACGTGACCACGCGCCAGGGGATGGCGGTCATGCGGGAAGCTCAGAAGCTGCTGCGGGGAGCGGACTACCACGTGTTGGACGGGGAGGCCCCCACGGAGCAGGACGTACACGCCGGGGTCGGTGGCTACTACGCGCACGTCACTGCGCCGTTACGACGCCTTGTCGATCGGTTCGCTACCGAGACCTGTTTGGCGATTGCCACGAATCGGCCCGTGCCGGAGTGGGTAACTACGCGATATGACGAGCTATGTGAGGCGATGCAACGCTCCGGCGCGATTGCCGGGAATGTGGATCGTGCTTGCCTGCGGCTCACAGAAGCCACCGTGCTGAAACCACACGTGGGAGATACTTTCACCGCGGTGGTGCTGGCGTCCATGCCGGAGCGTAACAAATCCCGCATATTTCTGGACGAACCACCAGTGCTGTGCGGTTGTACCGGTAGTCCGGAGGAAGCGACTGAGGTGCAGGTCAGGCTGGTCGATGTCGACATTTCCCAACGCACCGTCACCTTCGAGTGGCCCGCTTAG
- a CDS encoding Nif3-like dinuclear metal center hexameric protein, which produces MTTVADIRTVMEQAYPPHLAESWDKVGLICGDPDATVNRVAFALDCTQAVAERAVELGAQMLIVHHPLLLRGVNSVAADTPKGKVIHTLIKGGVALFAAHTNADSARPGVNDRLAELVGITPGRPIAPKASKGTDKWGFMVPVAQAAEVKAAVFSAGAGSLGEYSECAFSMLGEGQFLPGEEANPTLGEHGKLHTVTEVRVEFVAPVALRHKIKEALCAAHPYEEPAFDCVTVASFDDPETACGLGRIGELPEPMTLREFTQQVANALPVTEWGVRAAGDPEAMIQKVAVSSGAGDSFLDTVAGLGVDVYVTSDLRHHPVDEYLRAGGPAVIDTAHWASEFPWCEQAAEIVSATGVATDIIDIRTDPWTLSAHAQ; this is translated from the coding sequence ATGACAACAGTGGCAGACATCCGCACCGTAATGGAACAGGCCTACCCACCGCACCTGGCGGAATCCTGGGACAAAGTCGGCCTGATCTGCGGCGACCCAGACGCGACCGTGAACCGAGTGGCCTTCGCTCTGGACTGCACCCAGGCCGTGGCGGAGCGTGCCGTCGAACTGGGGGCGCAGATGCTCATCGTGCACCACCCGCTACTGCTACGGGGAGTGAACTCCGTGGCCGCCGATACTCCGAAGGGCAAGGTCATTCACACCCTCATCAAGGGCGGGGTCGCGCTGTTCGCAGCGCACACCAACGCGGATTCCGCCCGGCCAGGGGTCAACGATCGGCTGGCGGAACTGGTAGGAATCACGCCCGGCCGGCCCATCGCCCCCAAAGCGTCAAAGGGCACCGATAAGTGGGGTTTCATGGTGCCCGTCGCGCAGGCAGCAGAAGTAAAAGCTGCCGTGTTCTCCGCCGGGGCCGGATCCCTCGGCGAGTACTCTGAATGCGCTTTCTCCATGCTGGGCGAAGGTCAATTCCTACCCGGCGAGGAAGCAAACCCCACCCTGGGAGAACACGGGAAACTACACACAGTGACCGAAGTTCGAGTGGAATTCGTCGCGCCCGTGGCCCTGCGACACAAAATCAAAGAGGCGCTGTGCGCCGCGCACCCATACGAAGAACCCGCCTTCGATTGCGTCACCGTCGCCTCGTTTGACGACCCCGAGACCGCCTGCGGACTCGGGCGTATCGGCGAACTACCAGAACCAATGACCCTGCGGGAATTCACACAACAAGTGGCCAACGCCCTCCCCGTCACCGAATGGGGTGTCCGCGCCGCCGGAGACCCAGAAGCAATGATCCAGAAAGTGGCGGTCTCCTCCGGGGCCGGAGACAGTTTCCTGGACACAGTGGCCGGACTCGGAGTGGACGTCTACGTCACCTCCGACCTTAGGCATCACCCGGTAGACGAGTACCTGCGCGCCGGGGGACCCGCAGTCATTGACACCGCGCACTGGGCCAGCGAATTCCCCTGGTGCGAGCAAGCCGCGGAGATCGTTTCCGCAACAGGCGTTGCCACCGATATCATCGACATCCGTACCGACCCGTGGACCTTGTCCGCACACGCTCAGTAG